Proteins encoded by one window of Sphingomonas ginkgonis:
- a CDS encoding acyl-CoA dehydrogenase family protein, with protein MPGLEFDLGEMADTIRDSTQRFAADRIAPIAVEIDEDDRFPIDLWPEMGALGLHGITVEEEWGGLGLGYLEHVVAQEEVARASASVGLSYGAHSNLCINQIRRWASEEQKRKYLPKLISGEHVGALAMSEAGAGSDVVSMKLKAEKSGNGWRLNGTKFWITNGAYADTLVVYAKTGEGSRGITTFLIEKDMEGFSIGQKIDKVGMRGSPTSELVFDDCFVPAENVMGPENGGVGVLMSGLDYERTVLAGIQLGIMQACLDVVIPYLRERKQFGKPIGAFQLMQAKVADMYVALNSARAYVYQVAKACDAGRTTRFDAAGAILLASESAFKVAGEAVQALGGAGYTKDWPVERYMRDAKLLDIGAGTNEIRRMLIGRELIGAA; from the coding sequence ATGCCCGGGCTGGAATTCGACCTTGGCGAGATGGCGGACACGATCCGCGACTCGACTCAGCGCTTCGCCGCCGACCGAATTGCGCCGATCGCCGTCGAGATCGACGAAGACGACCGCTTTCCGATCGACCTGTGGCCTGAGATGGGTGCGCTCGGGCTCCACGGGATCACCGTCGAGGAGGAATGGGGCGGCCTCGGGCTCGGCTATCTCGAGCATGTCGTCGCGCAGGAGGAAGTGGCGCGGGCCTCGGCCTCGGTGGGCTTGAGCTACGGTGCCCACTCGAACCTCTGCATCAACCAGATCCGCCGCTGGGCGAGCGAAGAGCAGAAGCGCAAATATCTGCCCAAGCTGATCAGCGGCGAGCATGTCGGCGCGCTGGCGATGAGCGAGGCGGGGGCGGGCAGCGACGTCGTCTCGATGAAGCTGAAGGCCGAGAAGAGCGGCAACGGCTGGCGTTTGAACGGCACCAAGTTCTGGATCACCAACGGCGCCTATGCCGACACGCTGGTCGTCTATGCCAAGACCGGCGAGGGCAGCCGCGGAATCACCACCTTCCTGATCGAGAAGGACATGGAGGGCTTCTCGATCGGACAGAAGATCGACAAGGTCGGAATGCGCGGTTCGCCTACCAGCGAGCTGGTGTTCGACGATTGCTTCGTCCCCGCCGAGAACGTCATGGGCCCGGAGAACGGCGGGGTCGGCGTGCTGATGAGCGGGCTCGACTATGAGCGGACGGTGCTCGCCGGGATCCAGCTCGGAATCATGCAGGCCTGCCTCGACGTGGTCATCCCTTATTTGCGCGAGCGCAAGCAGTTCGGGAAACCGATCGGCGCATTCCAGCTGATGCAGGCCAAGGTCGCCGACATGTATGTCGCGCTCAACTCGGCGCGCGCCTATGTCTACCAGGTGGCCAAGGCCTGCGACGCCGGTCGGACCACGCGGTTCGACGCGGCGGGCGCGATCCTGCTGGCGAGCGAGAGCGCGTTCAAGGTCGCCGGCGAAGCGGTCCAGGCGCTGGGGGGCGCGGGCTACACCAAAGACTGGCCGGTCGAGCGCTACATGCGCGACGCCAAGCTGCTCGACATCGGCGCGGGGACCAACGAGATCCGCCGGATGCTGATCGGGCGGGAGCTGATCGGCGCGGCCTAG
- a CDS encoding thiolase family protein, whose amino-acid sequence MATDPVVILSTARTPMGAMQGALADVSATDLGATVVKAAVERAGVDGGEIDRIYMGCVLPAGLGQAPARQAALKAGLPKSVQATTVNKVCGSGMQTVIMGDEAIRVGNADIIVAGGMESMTNAPYLLKKHRSGARIGHDKIYDHMFLDGLEDAYEEGRAMGSFAQCTADEYQLTRQDMDSYAIESLSRAKAAIDGGAFADEIVPVTIKSRAGETVVDTDEAPGRGRPDKIPQLKPAFAKEGTITAATSSSISDGAAAVVLARESLASEKGLTPVARIVATAAHAQEPAQFTIAPVGAIEKLLKKAGWSVSDVDLWEVNEAFACVAMFAMKDLGIPHEKINVHGGATALGHPIGASGTRILVTLVNALKHKGLKRGVASLCIGGGEATAVAVELV is encoded by the coding sequence ATGGCTACCGATCCCGTCGTGATCCTCTCCACTGCGCGCACCCCGATGGGCGCCATGCAGGGCGCGCTTGCCGACGTCTCCGCGACCGATCTCGGCGCGACCGTCGTCAAGGCGGCGGTCGAACGGGCCGGGGTCGACGGTGGCGAGATCGACCGCATCTACATGGGCTGCGTCCTCCCCGCCGGGCTCGGCCAGGCTCCAGCGCGGCAGGCGGCGCTCAAGGCCGGCCTGCCCAAGTCGGTCCAAGCGACGACGGTGAACAAAGTCTGCGGTTCGGGCATGCAGACGGTGATCATGGGCGACGAGGCGATCCGCGTCGGCAACGCCGACATCATCGTCGCCGGCGGCATGGAGTCGATGACCAACGCGCCCTACCTGCTGAAGAAGCATCGCTCGGGCGCGCGCATCGGCCACGACAAGATCTACGACCACATGTTCCTCGACGGGCTCGAGGATGCCTATGAGGAAGGCCGCGCGATGGGCAGCTTCGCCCAGTGCACCGCCGACGAATATCAGCTGACCCGGCAGGACATGGACAGCTACGCGATCGAATCGCTCAGCCGCGCCAAGGCGGCGATCGACGGCGGCGCCTTCGCCGACGAGATCGTGCCGGTGACCATCAAGAGCCGCGCCGGCGAGACCGTCGTCGACACCGACGAGGCGCCGGGCCGCGGCCGTCCCGACAAGATCCCCCAACTGAAGCCCGCCTTTGCCAAGGAAGGCACGATCACCGCCGCGACCAGTTCCTCCATCTCCGACGGCGCCGCCGCGGTCGTCCTCGCCCGCGAATCGCTGGCAAGCGAGAAGGGCCTGACCCCGGTCGCCCGGATCGTCGCAACCGCCGCCCACGCGCAGGAGCCGGCGCAGTTCACCATTGCTCCCGTCGGCGCGATCGAGAAGCTGCTCAAGAAGGCTGGCTGGTCGGTCTCCGACGTCGACCTGTGGGAGGTCAACGAGGCGTTCGCCTGCGTCGCCATGTTCGCGATGAAGGACCTCGGCATCCCGCACGAGAAGATCAACGTCCATGGCGGCGCGACCGCGCTTGGTCACCCGATCGGCGCGAGTGGCACCCGGATCCTCGTGACGCTCGTCAATGCGCTCAAGCACAAGGGCCTGAAGCGCGGCGTCGCCTCGCTGTGCATCGGCGGCGGCGAGGCCACGGCGGTCGCGGTCGAGCTGGTCTAG
- a CDS encoding SH3 domain-containing protein — protein sequence MRVWGAIATAVLLQVAATPAAAQMKKPPYWASIASGEAQTRAGPGRNYPGLFLYKRRDLPVKVVAVYENWRRIQDPDGTLGWMLVTLLSDRRTALIKAGERRAIHDKPASASHVSYEAEPGVVGRISDCDGDWCRIEIAKKRGYIRQSDVWGTDENESVK from the coding sequence ATGCGCGTTTGGGGGGCGATCGCCACTGCTGTCCTGCTGCAGGTCGCGGCGACGCCGGCAGCGGCGCAGATGAAGAAGCCGCCCTACTGGGCGTCGATCGCCAGCGGCGAAGCGCAGACCCGCGCGGGGCCGGGGCGCAACTATCCCGGGCTGTTCCTGTACAAGCGGCGCGACCTGCCGGTGAAGGTCGTCGCGGTGTACGAGAACTGGCGGCGGATCCAGGATCCTGACGGCACGCTCGGATGGATGCTCGTGACGCTGCTCAGCGACCGCCGTACGGCGCTGATCAAGGCGGGCGAGCGGCGTGCGATCCACGACAAGCCGGCGAGCGCGAGCCACGTCTCCTACGAGGCGGAGCCGGGCGTGGTCGGACGGATCAGCGACTGCGACGGCGACTGGTGCCGGATCGAGATCGCCAAGAAGCGCGGCTATATCCGCCAGTCGGACGTATGGGGCACCGACGAGAACGAGAGCGTAAAATAG
- a CDS encoding NAD(P)H-dependent flavin oxidoreductase, whose protein sequence is MFKGLKPIMYGGREVWPLVEGGKGVSATNHASSGAWAAAGGIGTVSAVNADSYDPEGRIIPQVYRALTRRERHDELVNYAIEGAVAQVRKAYEIAGGKGAININVLWEMGGAQRVLEGVLERTKGLVAGVTCGAGMPYKLSEIAARHGVTYLPIISSGRAFRALWKRAYSKAAEWLSAVVYEDPWLAGGHNGLSNAEDPRAPQDPYPRVAELRAVMREGGIADTVPIVMAGGVWRLDEWEHWIDNPELGSIVFQFGTRPLLTQESPIPPEWKARLMTLEEGDVLLHRFSPTGFYSSAVKNPFLRNLEGRSERQIAFTKESLGDHHFELDVGVGNKKGYWVSKGDLQHAREWFGAGYTEALKTPDETLVFVTPDEKKVIRKDQADCMGCLSQCAFSSWADNEKNSTGRLADPRSFCIQKTLQDVAHGGDVEQNLLFAGHAAFRFKKDPFYSNGFVPTVKQLVDRILAGA, encoded by the coding sequence TTGTTCAAGGGCCTGAAGCCCATCATGTACGGCGGCCGCGAGGTCTGGCCGCTGGTCGAGGGGGGCAAGGGAGTCTCGGCGACCAACCATGCCAGCAGCGGAGCCTGGGCTGCGGCCGGCGGGATCGGAACCGTCAGTGCCGTCAACGCCGACAGCTATGACCCCGAGGGGCGGATCATCCCGCAGGTCTATCGCGCGCTGACGCGTCGCGAGCGCCATGACGAGCTCGTCAACTATGCGATCGAAGGCGCGGTCGCGCAGGTCCGCAAGGCCTACGAGATCGCCGGCGGCAAGGGCGCGATCAACATCAACGTCCTGTGGGAAATGGGCGGCGCGCAGCGCGTGCTCGAGGGTGTGCTGGAGCGCACCAAGGGTCTGGTCGCGGGCGTGACCTGCGGCGCAGGCATGCCGTACAAGCTGAGCGAGATCGCTGCCCGCCACGGCGTCACCTATCTTCCGATCATCTCCTCCGGTCGTGCCTTTCGAGCGCTGTGGAAGCGGGCCTACTCCAAGGCGGCCGAGTGGCTGAGCGCGGTCGTCTACGAGGATCCGTGGCTTGCCGGGGGGCACAACGGGCTGAGCAACGCCGAGGACCCGCGCGCGCCGCAGGATCCCTATCCGCGCGTTGCCGAACTGCGCGCGGTGATGCGCGAAGGCGGGATCGCCGACACGGTGCCGATCGTCATGGCCGGCGGCGTATGGCGGCTCGACGAATGGGAGCATTGGATTGACAATCCCGAGCTCGGAAGCATCGTCTTTCAGTTCGGCACGCGTCCGCTGCTGACCCAGGAAAGCCCCATTCCGCCCGAGTGGAAGGCGCGGCTGATGACGCTGGAGGAGGGCGACGTGCTGCTCCATCGCTTCTCGCCGACGGGCTTTTATTCTTCGGCGGTCAAGAACCCGTTCCTGCGCAACCTCGAGGGACGCAGCGAGCGACAGATTGCCTTCACCAAGGAAAGCCTCGGCGACCATCACTTCGAGCTCGATGTCGGCGTCGGCAACAAGAAGGGCTACTGGGTCAGCAAGGGTGACCTGCAGCACGCCCGCGAGTGGTTCGGCGCCGGCTACACCGAAGCGCTGAAGACGCCCGACGAGACTTTGGTGTTCGTCACGCCAGACGAGAAGAAGGTGATCCGCAAGGACCAGGCCGACTGCATGGGCTGCCTGTCGCAATGCGCCTTTTCGAGCTGGGCGGACAATGAGAAGAACTCGACTGGGCGGCTCGCCGATCCGCGCAGCTTTTGCATCCAGAAGACCCTGCAGGATGTCGCGCACGGCGGCGACGTCGAGCAGAACCTGCTATTCGCGGGCCACGCAGCATTCCGCTTCAAGAAGGATCCGTTCTATTCGAACGGGTTCGTGCCCACGGTGAAGCAGCTGGTCGACCGGATCCTGGCGGGGGCGTGA
- a CDS encoding glycine zipper 2TM domain-containing protein has translation MFKKALLAASAVAAVAVPAAADAQYYQGYGYSQPYYGRGYAPRYNNYYGNGYYGNQYYGRGYSDRGYYGRSYYGYRNHRCSGTTGTIVGGAAGALIGSQVGRGDGWHRGSGTTGAIIGGAVGALLGRQVGRSSC, from the coding sequence ATGTTCAAGAAGGCTCTTCTTGCCGCTTCCGCCGTTGCCGCTGTTGCGGTGCCCGCCGCTGCCGACGCGCAGTATTACCAGGGCTATGGTTACAGCCAGCCTTATTACGGCCGCGGCTATGCTCCGCGCTACAACAACTATTACGGCAATGGCTATTACGGCAACCAGTACTACGGCCGCGGCTATTCCGATCGCGGCTACTATGGCCGCAGCTACTACGGCTACCGCAACCACCGTTGCAGCGGCACCACCGGAACCATCGTCGGCGGCGCGGCGGGCGCGCTGATCGGCAGCCAGGTCGGACGTGGTGACGGCTGGCATCGTGGCAGCGGCACGACCGGCGCCATCATCGGCGGTGCCGTCGGGGCGCTCCTCGGTCGCCAGGTCGGCAGGAGCAGCTGCTAA
- the nadC gene encoding carboxylating nicotinate-nucleotide diphosphorylase yields MTSFDLPGFDLDDFVTRTLAEDLGSGGDVTSRATIGPDARFGAIMRTREPICVAGLAIAEAFFRRLDPEVWVDAPVSDGDKVDAGTVLMRLAGLALPMLSAERSALNTLQHLSGIATMTRDYADAIAGTGAILLDTRKTIPGLRLLEKYSARMGGAHNHRLRLDDGLLIKDNHVAVCGGVAEAVRRAKAADSGLPVQVEVDRIDQIEPALAAGADRLLLDNMPPPVLRDAVTLVAGRVPTEASGGVRLETIRGIAETGVTYVSVGRITQSAPAVDIGLDFALQPV; encoded by the coding sequence ATGACCAGCTTCGACCTGCCCGGTTTCGACCTCGACGATTTTGTTACCCGCACGCTTGCAGAGGACTTGGGCTCCGGCGGCGATGTCACCAGCCGCGCGACGATCGGACCCGATGCGCGCTTCGGCGCGATAATGCGTACGCGCGAGCCGATCTGTGTCGCGGGGCTGGCGATTGCCGAAGCCTTTTTCCGCCGGCTCGATCCCGAGGTCTGGGTGGACGCCCCGGTCAGCGACGGCGACAAGGTGGATGCCGGTACGGTGCTGATGCGTCTCGCCGGGCTCGCGCTGCCGATGCTGTCGGCGGAGCGATCGGCGCTCAACACGCTCCAGCATCTGTCGGGCATCGCCACCATGACCCGCGACTATGCGGACGCAATTGCTGGGACGGGCGCCATCCTGCTCGACACCCGCAAGACCATTCCCGGGCTGCGGCTGCTGGAGAAATATTCGGCGCGGATGGGCGGTGCGCACAACCATCGGCTGCGGCTCGACGACGGGCTGCTGATCAAGGACAATCATGTTGCGGTTTGCGGCGGGGTTGCGGAAGCGGTGCGCCGCGCCAAGGCTGCCGACAGCGGGCTGCCGGTGCAGGTCGAGGTCGACCGTATCGACCAGATCGAGCCGGCGCTCGCCGCGGGCGCGGACCGGCTGCTACTCGACAACATGCCGCCCCCAGTGCTTCGCGACGCGGTGACGCTGGTGGCAGGACGGGTGCCGACCGAAGCCTCCGGCGGGGTTCGCCTCGAGACCATCCGTGGCATTGCCGAAACGGGCGTCACCTACGTCTCGGTAGGCCGAATCACGCAGTCGGCTCCGGCCGTCGACATCGGGCTCGACTTCGCGCTGCAACCTGTCTGA
- a CDS encoding metallophosphoesterase family protein, whose protein sequence is MPRIVHLSDLHFGAHDPLIVAEVESELDSIKPDLVVVSGDFTQRARTEQFKEACAFLTRLRDAGHEVIAVPGNHDVPLYDVLRRFLSPLARYRRYIDDTLCPFVEIKGAAVLGINTARSATFKDGRINEEQVQLIRDTFAKATPGLRVLITHHPLFALPVGEHELGEAVGRQELALDAIVEAGVDLLLAGHNHRASTHSASDLVTRAGPALVIQAGTATSVRVRDEPQSFNLLELGSDTVTVGLLRWNGQRFEPGVPARFVREGDGWRAPRQVAASA, encoded by the coding sequence ATGCCGCGCATCGTCCACCTGTCCGACCTCCACTTCGGCGCTCACGACCCGCTGATCGTCGCCGAGGTCGAAAGCGAACTCGACTCGATCAAGCCCGACCTGGTGGTGGTGAGCGGCGACTTCACCCAGCGGGCGCGCACCGAGCAATTCAAGGAGGCCTGTGCCTTCCTGACCCGGCTGCGTGATGCCGGGCACGAGGTGATCGCGGTGCCGGGGAACCATGACGTTCCGCTCTATGACGTCCTGCGGCGCTTCCTGTCGCCGCTGGCCCGCTACCGTCGCTACATCGACGACACGCTCTGCCCCTTCGTCGAGATCAAGGGCGCAGCGGTGCTGGGCATCAACACGGCGCGGTCGGCGACCTTCAAGGACGGGCGGATCAACGAAGAACAGGTCCAGCTGATCCGCGACACGTTCGCCAAGGCGACGCCGGGCTTGCGCGTGCTGATCACCCATCATCCTTTGTTCGCGCTGCCGGTCGGTGAGCATGAGCTGGGCGAGGCGGTCGGGCGACAGGAGCTCGCCCTTGACGCGATCGTCGAGGCCGGCGTCGACCTGCTGCTGGCCGGTCACAACCATCGCGCCTCGACCCACAGCGCGAGCGATCTCGTCACTCGTGCCGGGCCGGCGCTCGTTATCCAGGCCGGGACCGCCACCTCGGTGCGGGTCCGCGACGAGCCGCAGAGCTTCAACCTGCTCGAGCTCGGCAGCGACACGGTGACGGTCGGTCTGCTGCGTTGGAACGGGCAGCGGTTCGAGCCCGGCGTGCCGGCGCGCTTCGTGCGCGAGGGCGATGGCTGGCGGGCGCCGCGGCAGGTCGCGGCGAGCGCCTGA